One genomic segment of Lysobacter sp. 5GHs7-4 includes these proteins:
- the ubiH gene encoding 2-octaprenyl-6-methoxyphenyl hydroxylase encodes MTQDAHAPRDPAQTLHDVLIVGGGLVGASLAIALDRSGLNVGLIEAAPPGALPAVFDERNLSFAEAAVNALGALGVLQKLRAPSGAIRRIHISRRGDFGRSLLDAQRYGREEFGRVVTARDFGEALEARLAELPRLQRYRPVRFVGLAEGDDATRAIRVADGTGERTLRTRLLVAADGTRSGVREALGIGADEHDYQQTLFVSRLRAERAPDGTAYERLGEGGPTALLPRGDGHYGLVHGVRRELADAVAGLDEAGFLAQVQDAFGWRVGRLLSCGARNAYPAIRVLAQRRLAPRALLVGNAAQTIHPIGAQGFNLGLRDALTLAELIEAARVADGAVDAGAAPLLDAYERRRREDRERTIAFSDGLARITAHPSSLLRPLRSLGLFAADRLPSAQAYLVGGAMGYRGDVPALCRGAQA; translated from the coding sequence ATGACCCAAGACGCTCACGCACCCCGCGATCCGGCGCAGACCCTCCACGATGTGCTGATCGTCGGCGGCGGCCTGGTCGGCGCCAGCCTGGCGATCGCCCTGGACCGCAGCGGCCTGAATGTCGGCCTGATCGAGGCCGCGCCGCCCGGCGCGCTGCCGGCGGTGTTCGACGAACGCAACCTCAGTTTCGCCGAGGCCGCCGTCAACGCCTTGGGCGCGTTGGGCGTGCTGCAGAAGCTGCGCGCGCCCAGCGGCGCGATCCGCCGCATCCACATCAGCCGGCGCGGCGATTTCGGCCGCAGCCTGCTGGACGCGCAGCGCTACGGCCGCGAGGAGTTCGGCCGGGTGGTGACCGCGCGCGACTTCGGCGAGGCGCTGGAAGCGCGCCTGGCCGAGCTGCCGCGCCTGCAGCGCTACCGTCCGGTGCGCTTCGTCGGTCTTGCCGAGGGCGACGACGCCACGCGCGCGATCCGCGTCGCCGACGGCACCGGCGAGCGCACCCTGCGCACGCGCCTGCTGGTCGCCGCCGACGGCACCCGCAGCGGCGTGCGCGAGGCGCTGGGGATCGGTGCGGACGAGCACGATTACCAGCAGACCTTGTTCGTGAGCCGGCTGCGCGCCGAGCGCGCGCCCGACGGCACCGCCTACGAGCGACTCGGCGAGGGCGGTCCTACCGCGCTGCTGCCGCGCGGCGACGGCCACTACGGCCTGGTCCACGGCGTGCGCCGCGAACTGGCCGATGCGGTGGCGGGGCTGGACGAGGCCGGGTTCCTGGCCCAGGTCCAGGACGCCTTCGGTTGGCGCGTCGGGCGTTTGCTGTCCTGCGGGGCGCGCAACGCGTACCCGGCGATCCGCGTGCTGGCCCAGCGCCGGCTCGCGCCGCGCGCGTTGCTGGTCGGCAACGCCGCTCAGACCATCCATCCGATCGGCGCGCAGGGGTTCAACCTGGGCCTGCGCGACGCGCTGACCCTGGCCGAACTGATCGAAGCCGCGCGCGTCGCCGACGGCGCGGTCGATGCCGGCGCGGCGCCGCTGCTGGACGCCTACGAGCGCCGCCGCCGCGAGGACCGCGAACGCACCATCGCGTTCTCCGACGGTCTGGCCCGCATCACCGCCCACCCGTCGTCGTTGCTGCGCCCGCTGCGCAGCCTGGGCCTGTTCGCGGCCGACCGCCTGCCCTCGGCGCAGGCCTATCTGGTCGGCGGCGCGATGGGCTACCGCGGCGACGTGCCGGCCCTGTGCCGCGGAGCGCAGGCATGA
- a CDS encoding S9 family peptidase, giving the protein MHRSGLLRTPLALAFALATLIPIHALAAPPAAASSATLPSKQYRIQDFIDTVGVAGASFSADESRLLFSSNKSGIWNAYSMPAGGGEWTPVTRSTTDSTYAVAYFPHDDRVLFTRDQGGNELNHLYVIDRDGKERDLTPGDKLKAGFEGFSHDGKRFYVSSNERDPKVFDLYRYDAAHYTRELVYRNDGAYQLGPISPDGRWIALAKPTTTNDADLFVAELGSGKATKVSEHSGEALFAGQDFSPDSKWLYYTANDRGEFAELRRVEVNTWKHEPVQKTDWDITDNYFSHDGKYRVVAINQDGSTAIQLFDHASGKPVALPKLPAGEIRNVSISRSEKRMAFYLNGDRQPNDLYTLDFGGEAKQLTRSLNPAIAAADLVDSSVVRFNSFDGLAIPNILWKPHQASSQAKAPALVWVHGGPGGQTTRAHSAVIQYLANHGYVVLGINNRGSSGYGKTFFAADDGKHGREPLQDTLSAKKYLQSLDYVDPDRIGIIGGSYGGYMTVAALAFHPDEFKVGVDIFGVTNWLRTLESIPPYWESFRLALYKEIGDPATQRDFLIATSPLFHADKINKPLMVLQGANDPRVIKPESDEIVAAVRKNGVPVEYVVFDDEGHGFSKKKNQIEGYGKILNFLDTYLKGDGAPRTGQP; this is encoded by the coding sequence ATGCACCGCTCCGGATTGCTGCGCACCCCCTTAGCCCTGGCCTTCGCCCTGGCCACGCTGATCCCGATCCACGCGCTCGCCGCGCCCCCGGCCGCGGCCTCCAGCGCGACCCTGCCGTCCAAGCAGTACCGCATCCAGGACTTCATCGACACCGTCGGCGTGGCCGGCGCCTCGTTCTCGGCCGACGAATCGCGCCTGCTGTTCTCGTCCAACAAGTCCGGTATCTGGAACGCCTATTCCATGCCGGCCGGCGGCGGCGAGTGGACGCCGGTGACGCGCTCGACCACCGACAGCACCTACGCGGTGGCCTACTTCCCGCACGACGACCGCGTGCTGTTCACCCGCGACCAGGGCGGCAACGAACTCAATCACCTGTACGTGATCGACCGCGACGGCAAGGAGCGCGACCTCACCCCGGGCGACAAGCTCAAGGCCGGTTTCGAGGGTTTCAGCCACGACGGCAAGCGGTTCTACGTCAGCAGCAACGAACGCGACCCCAAGGTCTTCGACCTCTATCGCTACGACGCCGCCCACTACACGCGTGAACTGGTCTACCGCAACGACGGCGCCTACCAGCTCGGCCCGATCTCGCCCGACGGGCGCTGGATCGCGCTGGCCAAGCCCACGACCACCAACGACGCCGACCTGTTCGTGGCCGAACTCGGCAGCGGCAAGGCCACCAAGGTCTCCGAGCACAGCGGCGAGGCCCTGTTCGCCGGCCAGGATTTCAGCCCCGACTCCAAGTGGCTGTACTACACCGCCAACGACCGCGGCGAATTCGCCGAACTGCGCCGCGTTGAGGTGAACACCTGGAAGCACGAGCCGGTGCAGAAAACCGACTGGGACATCACCGACAACTACTTCTCCCATGACGGCAAGTACCGTGTGGTCGCGATCAATCAGGACGGCAGCACCGCGATCCAGTTGTTCGATCACGCCAGCGGCAAGCCGGTCGCCCTGCCCAAGCTGCCGGCCGGCGAGATCCGCAACGTCAGCATCTCGCGCTCGGAAAAGCGCATGGCGTTCTACCTCAACGGCGACCGCCAGCCCAACGACCTGTACACGCTGGACTTCGGCGGCGAGGCCAAGCAGCTCACGCGCTCGCTCAATCCCGCCATCGCCGCCGCCGACCTGGTCGATTCCAGCGTGGTGCGCTTCAACAGCTTCGACGGCCTGGCGATCCCCAACATCCTGTGGAAACCGCACCAGGCCAGCTCGCAGGCCAAGGCGCCGGCGCTGGTGTGGGTGCACGGCGGCCCGGGCGGACAGACCACGCGCGCGCACAGCGCGGTGATCCAGTACCTGGCCAACCACGGCTACGTGGTGCTGGGCATCAACAACCGCGGCAGCTCCGGCTACGGCAAGACCTTCTTCGCCGCCGACGACGGCAAGCACGGCCGCGAGCCGCTGCAGGACACGCTGTCGGCGAAGAAGTACCTGCAGTCGCTGGACTACGTCGACCCGGACCGCATCGGCATCATCGGCGGCAGCTACGGCGGCTACATGACCGTGGCCGCGCTGGCCTTCCATCCCGACGAGTTCAAGGTCGGCGTAGACATCTTCGGCGTGACCAACTGGCTGCGCACGCTGGAGAGCATCCCGCCGTACTGGGAGAGCTTCCGCCTGGCGCTGTACAAGGAGATCGGCGACCCGGCCACCCAGCGCGATTTCCTGATCGCCACCTCGCCGCTATTCCACGCCGACAAGATCAACAAGCCGCTGATGGTGCTGCAGGGCGCCAACGACCCGCGCGTGATCAAGCCCGAGTCCGACGAGATCGTCGCCGCGGTGCGCAAGAACGGCGTGCCGGTGGAGTACGTGGTGTTCGACGACGAGGGGCACGGTTTCAGCAAGAAGAAGAACCAGATCGAGGGCTACGGCAAGATCCTGAACTTCCTCGATACCTACCTGAAGGGCGACGGCGCGCCGCGTACCGGCCAGCCCTGA
- a CDS encoding peptidylprolyl isomerase: MKKLLACVLAAGVLSGGVLLPIGAASAQEVQPIDRIAAVVDEDVVLRTELDRAVANILAQYAGRENQLPPRDVLERQVLERLILLKIQVAYAQGSGVRVTDQEVDQAIAGIAQQNRISLEQLRQQLARDGGTYAEFRTSIRDELLTQRLRQRFAQTRVSVSDAEIDAALAAQANSGTQYHLAHILVGLPEGATAEQIATAQKKIEGVKALIDKGEMDFNAAAVRYSDSPNALEGGDLGWRSTDEIPNAFAELMRNMSPGQVTAPIRGPSGFQLLKLVETRDASQAAPAMVTQYKARHILVRISDTVTEAQAKAKADTLRARLAGGAPFDEVVKESEDLNSRGKGGDLGWFTQDEFGPEFGGAVAGMQDNQISQPIRTPAGFHIVERTGSRQTDVGDRNRRAQVQETIGRRKLEDEWNRFLRERRGEAFIDIRVGKAATADAPAAPASGG; the protein is encoded by the coding sequence ATGAAGAAACTACTCGCGTGTGTCCTGGCCGCCGGCGTGCTTTCCGGCGGGGTGCTGCTGCCCATCGGCGCGGCGTCCGCCCAGGAAGTGCAGCCGATCGACCGTATCGCCGCGGTGGTGGACGAGGACGTGGTCCTGCGGACCGAACTCGACCGCGCCGTCGCCAACATCCTGGCCCAGTACGCCGGCCGCGAGAATCAGCTGCCGCCGCGCGACGTGCTCGAACGGCAGGTGCTGGAGCGCCTGATCCTGCTCAAGATCCAGGTCGCCTACGCCCAGGGCAGCGGCGTGCGCGTGACCGATCAGGAAGTCGATCAGGCCATCGCCGGCATCGCCCAGCAGAACCGCATCAGCCTGGAGCAACTGCGCCAGCAGCTGGCGCGCGACGGCGGCACCTACGCCGAGTTCCGCACCTCGATCCGCGACGAACTGCTGACCCAGCGCCTGCGCCAGCGTTTCGCCCAGACCCGCGTGTCGGTCAGCGACGCCGAGATCGACGCCGCCCTGGCCGCGCAGGCCAACTCCGGCACCCAGTACCACCTGGCCCACATCCTGGTCGGCCTGCCCGAGGGCGCCACCGCCGAGCAGATCGCCACCGCGCAGAAGAAGATCGAGGGCGTGAAGGCCCTGATCGACAAGGGCGAGATGGACTTCAACGCCGCCGCGGTGCGCTACTCCGACAGCCCCAACGCGCTGGAAGGCGGCGACCTGGGCTGGCGCAGCACCGACGAAATCCCCAATGCCTTCGCCGAGCTGATGCGCAACATGAGCCCCGGCCAGGTGACCGCCCCGATCCGCGGCCCCAGCGGCTTCCAGCTGCTCAAGCTGGTCGAGACCCGCGACGCCTCGCAGGCGGCACCGGCCATGGTCACCCAGTACAAGGCCCGCCACATCCTGGTCCGCATCAGCGACACGGTCACCGAGGCGCAGGCCAAGGCCAAGGCCGACACGCTGCGCGCGCGCCTGGCCGGCGGCGCGCCCTTCGACGAAGTCGTCAAGGAAAGCGAAGACCTGAATTCCCGTGGCAAGGGCGGCGACCTGGGGTGGTTCACCCAGGACGAGTTCGGCCCCGAGTTCGGCGGCGCGGTCGCCGGCATGCAGGACAACCAGATCTCGCAGCCGATCCGCACCCCGGCCGGCTTCCACATCGTCGAGCGCACCGGCAGCCGCCAGACCGACGTCGGCGACCGCAACCGCCGCGCCCAGGTCCAGGAGACCATCGGCCGGCGCAAGCTCGAGGACGAGTGGAACCGCTTCCTGCGCGAACGCCGCGGCGAAGCCTTCATCGACATCCGCGTCGGCAAGGCCGCCACCGCCGACGCCCCGGCCGCTCCCGCCAGCGGCGGCTGA
- a CDS encoding cob(I)yrinic acid a,c-diamide adenosyltransferase, whose product MGNRLSKIYTRTGDDGSTGLGDGSRIAKDSARVGAYGTVDEANSTIGLILASELPETIRDQLVAIQHQMFDLGGELCIPGHAAIFDADIDRLEQWLDAHNEDLPPLKDFILPGGGEAAARCHIARTVVRRAERETVALARVDTIRPEAVRYLNRLSDLLFVLARVLARASGHGEVLWNHERRKG is encoded by the coding sequence ATGGGCAACCGTCTCTCCAAGATCTACACCCGCACCGGCGACGACGGCAGCACCGGTCTGGGCGACGGCAGCCGCATCGCCAAGGACTCGGCGCGCGTGGGCGCCTACGGCACGGTGGACGAGGCCAACTCGACCATCGGCCTGATCCTGGCCAGCGAGCTGCCCGAGACGATCCGCGACCAGTTGGTCGCGATCCAGCACCAGATGTTCGACCTCGGCGGCGAGCTGTGCATCCCCGGCCACGCCGCCATCTTCGACGCCGACATCGACCGGCTCGAACAGTGGCTGGACGCGCACAACGAAGACCTGCCGCCGCTGAAGGATTTCATCCTGCCCGGCGGCGGCGAAGCCGCGGCGCGCTGCCACATCGCGCGCACCGTGGTCCGCCGCGCCGAGCGCGAGACGGTGGCGCTGGCGCGCGTGGACACGATCCGGCCCGAGGCCGTGCGCTATCTCAACCGCCTCTCCGATCTGCTGTTCGTGCTGGCGCGCGTGCTCGCGCGCGCCAGCGGCCACGGCGAGGTGCTGTGGAACCACGAGCGCCGCAAAGGCTAG
- a CDS encoding histone deacetylase family protein, protein MRVYTHPACTRHDPGPGHAERPLRLVAVTEALRESFATLDWHEAPSASRGQLLRAHDDALLALVLDTPVDGPMQLDPDTVLAPGSAEAALRAAGAGVAAVDAVLKGEETRAFCAVRPPGHHATGSAAMGFCLFNNIAVAAAHACDKHGLERVAVIDFDVHHGNGTQAIFDTDPRVLYVSSHQMPLYPDTGYADERGVGNIINAPLPPGAGSATFRKVWSERLLPAIDGFRPQLVLISAGFDAHRRDPLAQLELDGDDYRWITAELVAIADKHARGRVVSMLEGGYDLAALRECAVAHVGALLPSAS, encoded by the coding sequence ATGCGCGTCTACACGCATCCGGCCTGCACGCGCCACGACCCGGGTCCGGGCCATGCCGAGCGGCCGTTGCGTCTGGTCGCGGTCACCGAAGCCCTGCGCGAATCCTTCGCCACGCTGGACTGGCACGAGGCGCCCAGCGCCAGCCGCGGCCAGTTGCTGCGCGCGCACGACGACGCCCTGCTGGCGCTGGTGCTGGACACGCCGGTGGACGGTCCGATGCAGCTGGACCCCGACACCGTGCTCGCGCCCGGCTCGGCCGAAGCGGCCCTGCGCGCCGCCGGCGCCGGCGTGGCCGCGGTGGACGCGGTGCTCAAGGGCGAGGAAACGCGCGCGTTCTGCGCGGTGCGTCCGCCCGGCCACCACGCCACCGGCTCGGCCGCGATGGGCTTCTGCCTGTTCAACAACATCGCCGTCGCCGCCGCCCACGCCTGCGACAAGCACGGCCTGGAGCGCGTGGCGGTGATCGATTTCGACGTTCATCACGGCAACGGCACGCAGGCGATCTTCGACACCGATCCGCGCGTGCTGTACGTGAGCTCGCATCAGATGCCGCTGTATCCCGACACTGGCTACGCCGACGAGCGCGGCGTGGGCAACATCATCAACGCACCCTTGCCGCCGGGCGCGGGCAGCGCGACCTTCCGCAAGGTCTGGAGCGAACGCCTGCTGCCGGCGATCGACGGCTTCCGCCCGCAGCTGGTGCTGATCTCGGCCGGCTTCGACGCGCACCGGCGCGACCCGCTCGCGCAGTTGGAGCTGGACGGCGACGACTACCGCTGGATCACCGCCGAACTGGTGGCGATCGCCGACAAGCACGCACGCGGCCGCGTGGTCTCGATGCTGGAAGGCGGCTACGACCTGGCGGCGCTGCGCGAATGCGCGGTGGCTCATGTAGGCGCGCTGCTGCCGTCCGCCTCCTAA
- the rsmA gene encoding 16S rRNA (adenine(1518)-N(6)/adenine(1519)-N(6))-dimethyltransferase RsmA, which yields MTGTAKAHAKGFTADAKKHLGQHFLHDRDIIGMIVQAVDPQPGDRLVEIGPGQGAITFPLLDRHGELTVIEFDRDLIFPLTEGARAHGTLEVIHRDVLTVDFGALAHNGGPIRLVGNLPYNLSSPILFHALEHAEAIVDMHFMLQKEVVDRMAAGPGSKVYGRLGVMLQAYCHVTALFDVPPAAFRPPPKVDSAVVRLVPRAPADIGIDDPARFARVVRDAFGQRRKTLRNALSQVCDAAAIEAAGVRPDARAEQIEVADFVRLANSLKDLAPEN from the coding sequence ATGACCGGCACGGCCAAAGCCCACGCCAAAGGCTTCACCGCCGACGCCAAGAAGCACCTCGGCCAACACTTCCTGCACGACCGCGACATCATCGGCATGATCGTGCAGGCGGTGGACCCGCAGCCGGGCGACCGCCTGGTCGAGATCGGTCCCGGCCAGGGCGCGATCACCTTCCCGCTGCTGGACCGCCACGGCGAGCTGACCGTGATCGAGTTCGACCGCGACCTGATCTTCCCGCTCACCGAGGGCGCGCGCGCCCACGGCACGCTGGAGGTCATACACCGCGACGTGCTCACCGTCGACTTCGGCGCGCTGGCGCACAACGGCGGCCCGATCCGCCTGGTCGGCAACCTGCCCTACAACCTGTCCTCGCCGATCCTGTTCCATGCACTGGAGCACGCCGAGGCGATCGTCGACATGCACTTCATGCTGCAGAAGGAAGTGGTCGACCGCATGGCCGCCGGCCCGGGCAGCAAGGTCTACGGCCGGCTCGGCGTGATGCTGCAGGCCTATTGCCACGTCACCGCCCTGTTCGACGTGCCGCCGGCCGCGTTCCGGCCGCCGCCGAAGGTGGATTCGGCGGTGGTGCGGCTGGTGCCGCGCGCGCCGGCCGACATCGGCATCGACGACCCTGCGCGCTTCGCGCGGGTGGTGCGCGACGCCTTCGGGCAACGCCGCAAGACCCTGCGCAACGCGCTGTCGCAGGTCTGCGACGCGGCCGCGATCGAGGCCGCCGGCGTGCGTCCCGATGCACGCGCCGAGCAGATCGAAGTCGCCGATTTCGTGCGCCTGGCGAATTCGCTCAAGGATCTGGCGCCGGAAAACTGA
- the pdxA gene encoding 4-hydroxythreonine-4-phosphate dehydrogenase PdxA, protein MSPPRLALVPGEPAGVGPELCLRLIQRPRDYALTAYADPRSLHAAAQALNLPLKLLPPEQPALRPGELSLVEIELARVPEFGTPDPANAAAVIGALREGAQACLHGDCDGLVTGPVHKAAINEGGIPYTGTTELLADQAGCEVVMMLANDVVRVALATTHLPLRAVADAIRPEALLRTLGIVDAALRADFGLAAPAIAVLGLNPHAGEAGHLGREEIEVIEPVLAQLRAQGLNLIGPLPADTAFLPAKLRGFDAVLAMYHDQGLPVLKYSGFERAVNLTLGLPYPRVAVDHGTALDLAGRGLADPSSLIAAAETCARIARTRQHGALS, encoded by the coding sequence GTGAGCCCTCCCCGGCTCGCGCTGGTCCCGGGCGAGCCGGCCGGCGTCGGGCCGGAGCTGTGCCTGCGGCTGATCCAACGGCCGCGCGATTACGCCCTGACCGCCTACGCCGACCCGCGCAGCCTGCATGCCGCGGCGCAGGCCCTGAACCTGCCCCTGAAACTGCTGCCGCCGGAGCAACCGGCACTGCGGCCGGGCGAGTTGTCGCTGGTCGAAATCGAACTGGCCCGCGTGCCCGAGTTCGGCACGCCCGACCCGGCCAATGCCGCGGCCGTGATCGGCGCCCTGCGCGAAGGCGCCCAGGCCTGCCTGCACGGCGACTGCGACGGCCTGGTCACCGGTCCGGTGCATAAAGCCGCGATCAACGAAGGCGGCATCCCCTACACCGGCACCACCGAACTGCTGGCCGACCAGGCCGGCTGCGAGGTGGTGATGATGCTGGCCAACGACGTGGTCCGGGTCGCGCTGGCCACCACCCACCTGCCGCTGCGCGCGGTCGCCGACGCGATCCGGCCCGAGGCGCTGCTGCGCACCCTGGGCATCGTCGACGCCGCCCTGCGCGCCGACTTCGGCCTGGCCGCGCCGGCCATCGCGGTGCTGGGACTGAACCCGCATGCGGGCGAGGCCGGGCACCTGGGCCGCGAGGAAATCGAGGTGATCGAGCCGGTGCTGGCGCAGCTGCGCGCGCAGGGCCTGAACCTGATCGGCCCGCTGCCCGCCGACACCGCCTTTCTGCCGGCCAAGCTGCGCGGCTTCGACGCGGTGCTGGCCATGTACCACGACCAGGGCCTGCCGGTGCTCAAGTACAGTGGTTTCGAGCGCGCGGTGAACCTGACCCTGGGCCTGCCCTACCCGCGCGTGGCCGTCGACCACGGCACCGCCCTGGACTTGGCCGGGCGCGGCCTGGCCGACCCGTCCAGCCTGATCGCCGCGGCCGAAACCTGCGCCCGCATCGCGCGCACCCGCCAGCACGGAGCACTGTCATGA
- the lptD gene encoding LPS assembly protein LptD: MHKPLRLLPLSLCIAIALPAQAASGDDEENWGLCPIQDVVPAFADAPNPVGTAEQRTSAPTDIDGGVLERAGDNENLVVQDNVKLSRGDQFLGTDKLSYNENTGQYTADGNVRYQDNGMRMTAQRASGDQNADTHRIEDVQYQLTQRRGNGGAERIDLTGAKGKLVGSTYSTCPPNQRVWELRSRQIDLDTDDGFGVAHNATLHIGKVPVLYVPWFKFPIDERRQTGLLYPAISLSGKNGFDYKQPIYLNLAPNYDATLYPRIMAKRGGVLGGEFRWLYPDGKGEVYGNFMPSDKLPGDRPSRYFDYRNVQIPEKDLPDKNRGQFALKASHSLDANWYAATDLAWVSDKYYLQDFSNSLYGVSAYSIRSSMGLYGRGRHWEAGVMADHYQLADYTLTERSLPYDRLPRAYFHWAQPFGRWFEAGVDTEAVRFQHTDEKLFDRNVAMPGGSRFDVKPYISMPLEGASWFIRPKLAWRYTAYELEAAKARELATTNAMAYAQQQGIAYTPSLDAQFYDKSPTRSLPITSVDAGLYFDRDTTIRGDRYLHTLEPRLYYLRAPYRNQDSLPIFDTNPMTFSWGQLFRENRYTGADRQADANQLTVALTTRLISEDDGRERLSASIGQIQYFDDSRVTVPGESPIEQGKSAWVADVSVSPTDRWTINGTYQYNPKFRGQDLASIRARYLFGDAGIVNLGYRYRRNPVDRKDLLEQADLSFLYPINENWSVVGRYYYSLLDKKPLEQIAGLQWESCCLAVRVVARRYLRDRSGDLNSSLQVEFELKGLGSAGQNTERVLRRAILGYDRDDLYLVPPSSVTRGQTDPTPDPTL, encoded by the coding sequence GTGCACAAACCCCTACGCCTGCTCCCCTTGTCGCTGTGCATCGCGATCGCGCTGCCCGCCCAGGCCGCTTCCGGCGACGACGAGGAGAACTGGGGCCTGTGCCCGATCCAGGACGTGGTGCCGGCCTTCGCCGACGCCCCCAACCCCGTCGGCACCGCCGAACAGCGCACCAGCGCCCCGACCGACATCGACGGCGGCGTGCTCGAACGCGCAGGCGACAACGAGAACCTGGTCGTCCAGGACAACGTCAAGCTCAGCCGCGGCGACCAGTTCCTGGGCACCGACAAACTCTCCTACAACGAGAACACCGGCCAGTACACCGCCGACGGCAACGTGCGCTACCAGGACAACGGCATGCGCATGACCGCGCAGCGCGCGTCCGGCGACCAGAACGCCGACACCCACCGCATCGAGGACGTGCAGTACCAGCTGACCCAACGCCGCGGCAACGGCGGCGCCGAGCGCATCGACCTGACCGGCGCCAAGGGCAAGCTGGTCGGCTCGACCTATTCGACCTGCCCGCCGAATCAGCGCGTGTGGGAACTGCGTTCGCGCCAGATCGACCTGGACACCGACGACGGCTTCGGCGTCGCCCACAACGCCACCCTGCACATCGGCAAGGTGCCGGTGCTGTACGTGCCCTGGTTCAAGTTCCCGATCGACGAGCGCCGCCAGACCGGCCTGCTGTATCCGGCCATTTCGCTATCGGGCAAGAACGGCTTCGACTACAAGCAGCCGATCTACCTCAACCTGGCGCCCAACTACGACGCCACCTTGTACCCGCGCATCATGGCCAAGCGCGGCGGCGTGCTCGGCGGCGAGTTCCGCTGGCTGTACCCGGACGGCAAGGGCGAGGTCTACGGCAACTTCATGCCCAGCGACAAGCTGCCGGGCGACCGGCCGTCGCGCTACTTCGATTACCGCAACGTGCAGATCCCCGAGAAGGATCTGCCCGACAAGAACCGCGGCCAGTTCGCGCTCAAGGCCAGCCACAGCCTGGACGCCAACTGGTACGCCGCCACCGATCTGGCCTGGGTCAGCGACAAGTACTACCTGCAGGACTTCAGCAACAGCCTGTACGGCGTGTCGGCGTACTCGATCCGCAGCTCGATGGGCCTGTACGGCCGCGGCCGGCATTGGGAAGCCGGCGTCATGGCCGACCACTACCAGCTCGCCGACTACACCCTGACCGAGCGCAGCCTGCCCTACGACCGCCTGCCGCGCGCCTATTTCCATTGGGCGCAGCCGTTCGGCAGGTGGTTCGAGGCCGGCGTCGACACCGAGGCGGTGCGCTTCCAGCACACCGACGAGAAGCTGTTCGACCGCAACGTCGCCATGCCTGGCGGCAGCCGCTTCGACGTCAAGCCCTACATCAGCATGCCGCTGGAAGGCGCGAGCTGGTTCATCCGGCCCAAGCTGGCCTGGCGCTACACCGCCTACGAACTGGAAGCGGCCAAGGCGCGCGAACTGGCGACCACCAACGCCATGGCTTACGCCCAGCAGCAAGGCATCGCCTACACGCCGAGCCTGGATGCGCAGTTCTACGACAAGTCGCCCACCCGCAGCCTGCCGATCACCTCGGTCGACGCCGGCCTGTACTTCGACCGCGACACCACCATCCGCGGCGACCGCTATCTGCACACCCTGGAGCCGCGCCTGTATTACCTGCGCGCGCCGTACCGCAACCAGGACAGCCTGCCGATCTTCGACACCAACCCCATGACCTTCAGCTGGGGCCAGCTGTTCCGCGAAAACCGCTACACCGGCGCCGACCGCCAGGCCGACGCCAACCAGCTCACCGTCGCCCTGACCACGCGCCTGATCAGCGAGGACGACGGCCGCGAACGCCTGTCGGCCAGCATCGGTCAGATCCAGTACTTCGACGACAGCCGCGTCACCGTGCCCGGCGAAAGCCCGATCGAGCAGGGCAAGTCGGCCTGGGTCGCCGACGTCAGCGTCTCGCCCACCGACCGCTGGACCATCAACGGCACCTACCAGTACAACCCCAAGTTCCGCGGCCAGGACCTGGCCAGCATCCGCGCGCGCTATCTGTTCGGCGACGCCGGCATCGTCAACCTGGGTTACCGCTACCGCCGCAACCCGGTCGACCGCAAGGATCTGCTGGAGCAGGCCGACCTGTCGTTCCTGTACCCGATCAACGAGAACTGGAGCGTGGTCGGCCGCTACTACTACTCGCTGCTGGACAAAAAGCCGCTGGAACAGATCGCCGGCCTGCAGTGGGAAAGCTGCTGCCTGGCGGTGCGCGTGGTCGCGCGCCGCTACCTGCGCGACCGCTCCGGCGACCTCAACAGTTCGCTTCAGGTCGAGTTCGAACTCAAGGGCCTAGGCTCCGCCGGACAGAACACGGAGCGGGTATTGCGCCGTGCTATCCTCGGCTACGATCGCGACGATCTCTATCTCGTGCCGCCCTCGTCCGTGACCCGCGGCCAGACCGATCCCACCCCCGACCCGACCCTATGA